Sequence from the Sphingobium indicum B90A genome:
TATTTAGGCTTGGAGGGTGGTCCCCCCATGTTCAGACAGAGTTTCACGTGCTCCGCCCTACTCAAGTCCTGATATTGCGCTTTCGCATACGGGGCTGTCACCCGCTATGGCCACACTTTCCAGAGTGTTCTGCTAACTAAATATCAGGCGCTGGCCTGGTCCGCGTTCGCTCGCCACTACTAACGGAATCTCGGTTGATGTCTTTTCCTCCGGGTACTGAGATGTTTCAGTTCTCCGGGTTCGCTTCACCAAAGCCTATTTTATTCAGCTTAGTGATACCTCTCCCATTTAACGCTGTTCCTGGTTCCCCAGGGGCAGCCTTAAATGGTGAAGGTGGGTTGTCCCATTCGGAAATCGCGGGATCAATGCCTGCTCACGGCTCCCCCACGCTTATCGCAGCGTGCCACGTCCTTCATCGCCTGTACATGCCAAGGCATTCACCAGATGCCCTTACCTCACGCTTGAGAGTCCACACCACCAATGACAGCACTGGAAAACAGCCCTGCATCAGATCAATCGGTGTGGTGATTTAACTCAGCCAGATAATCATTTGTGTACGACAATGATCCGTTTCCTTGGTCGCAAAGACCGCAAAAACCGATCCATGTCGCCACGGCATCGATTAAAAAACCCATTCACAATGTCAAAGAAGCACGCGCTGCGTGCCATATCACCGGCCAAAGCCGGTAAACCGCTATCTTCATCTCCGGAAATCATCTGCACTTTGGTGGAGCTTATCGGGATCGAACCGATGACCTGATGCTTGCAAAGCAACCGCTCTCCCAGCTGAGCTAAAGCCCCCAGCCAAAGTATGGTGGGCCGGGGAGGAGTTGAACCTCCGACCTCACGCTTATCAGGCGTGCGCTCTAACCACCTGAGCTACCGGCCCGGTGCCCACGCAAGCCGCTTTTTACAGCAGCGCGAGGCGCTCGAAAGCCTGCCAGGCAGATGCGCTTCTTGCGAAGCGCATTTTCCAGTGATGAAGGGACATGAGGACGGCGGCATATGTTCTTTGGAAGGTGCGAAGCTCTTTCAGCCTCAAGGACTGACGCTTTCGAACCCATCCTTAGAAAGGAGGTGATCCAGCCGCAGGTTCCCCTACGGCTACCTTGTTACGACTTCACCCCAGTCGCTAAACCCACTGTGGTCGCCTGCCTCCTTGCGGTTAGCTCAACGCCTTCGAGTGAATCCAACTCCCATGGTGTGACGGGCGGTGTGTACAAGGCCTGGGAACGTATTCACCGCGGCATGCTGATCCGCGATTACTAGCGATTCCGCCTTCACGCTCTCGAGTTGCAGAGAACGATCCGAACTGAGACGACTTTTGGAGATTAGCTCCTCCTCGCGGAGTGGCTGCCCACTGTAGTCGCCATTGTAGCACGTGTGTAGCCCAACGCGTAAGGGCCATGAGGACTTGACGTCATCCCCACCTTCCTCCGGCTTATCACCGGCGGTTCCTTTAGAGTACCCAACTAAATGATGGCAACTAAAGGCGAGGGTTGCGCTCGTTGCGGGACTTAACCCAACATCTCACGACACGAGCTGACGACAGCCATGCAGCACCTGTCACCTATCCAGCCGAACTGAAGGTATCCATCTCTGGAAACCGCGATAGGGATGTCAAACGTTGGTAAGGTTCTGCGCGTTGCTTCGAATTAAACCACATGCTCCACCGCTTGTGCAGGCCCCCGTCAATTCCTTTGAGTTTTAATCTTGCGACCGTACTCCCCAGGCGGATAACTTAATGCGTTAGCTGCGCCACTGAAACGCCATGCGCCCCAGCAGCTAGTTATCATCGTTTACGGCGTGGACTACCAGGGTATCTAATCCTGTTTGCTCCCCACGCTTTCGCACCTCAGCGTCAATACACGTCCAGTGGGCCGCCTTCGCCACTGGTGTTCTTCCGAATATCTACGAATTTCACCTCTACACTCGGAATTCCACCCACCTCTCCGTGATTCAAGCAATCCAGTCTCAAGGGCAGTTCCGGTGTTGAGCACCGGGCTTTCACCCCTGACTTAAATCGCCGCCTACGTGCGCTTTACGCCCAGTAATTCCGAACAACGCTAGCCCCCTCCGTATTACCGCGGCTGCTGGCACGGAGTTAGCCGGGGCTTATTCTCCCGGTACTGTCATTATCATCCCGGGTAAAAGAGCTTTACAACCCTAAGGCCTTCATCACTCACGCGGCATTGCTGGATCAGGGTTGCCCCCATTGTCCAATATTCCCTACTGCTGCCTCCCGTAGGAGTCTGGGCCGTGTCTCAGTCCCAGTGTGGCTGATCATCCTCTCAGACCAGCTAAGGATCGTCGCCTTGGTGAGCCTTTACCCCACCAACTAGCTAATCCTACGCGGGCTCATCCCTGGGCGATAAATCTTTGGTCTTATCGACATCATCCGGTATTAGCGTCCGTTTCCAGACGTTATTCCGAACCCAAGGGCAGATTCCCACGCGTTACGCACCCGTGCGCCACTAGACCCGAAGGTCTCGTTCGACTTGCATGTATTAGGCATGCCGCCAGCGTTCGTTCTGAGCCAGGATCAAACTCTCAAGTTTGATGTCCGATCTCGATCCAGGAGGAATAATCCCAAACCGAAACCGCTCATTTTCAGGAGCCGTTCCTGCACAAATTTACTTACATGGTTACGTAAGGACATTGCGAGAAACGGCCTATTAAACCGATCCGTCCGCGCCTGAAAGCCGCAGACAACCGGAGCCGCCGCCCACATGTCCCTTCATCTTTCCACAATGTCAAAGATCCCGGACAACCTAAACCGGACAGCCATCCCACCCCGTTCCTTGCGTTCCGGGGGACCAGCGTCCGTCTATGTTGGCGACCGTCGTTTCCGCCGTCCCAGTGGGGCAGCGCCGCGTCGGTGAAGGCGCATATATGGAGGGCAGTCCGGACCGTCAAACCCTTTTTGCAATTTTATTTCAGAAATTTTCGGACTTGGCCGATAGAAGAACGCCGCGGCCATGAACGGTCCGGAAAACAGGAATGAAGATGAGTTTGCAGGACGCCGACGCAGGCGACGCCGGTTTCGGCTCAAGGATAAGAAGCGCGATCCTCTGGCGATCGGGCAGCCAGATCGTGGCGCAGATGCTGAGCTGGGTCGTGACATTGGCGGTGATTCGGCTGCTCGATCCCGCCGATTACGGCCTGTTCGCGATGACGCAGGTGATCCTGAACTTCGCGACCTTCCTCAACGGCTATGGGCTGGTGAGCGCGCTGGTGCAGTCGGAGACGGTCGAGACGCACAAGCTGCGGCAGGCATTCGGCATCATGCTGCTGCTGAACGGCGGGCTCGCCCTGGCGCAGCTTGCGGTCGCGCCGCTGGCTGCGGCCTATTATGAGCAGCCCATGGTTGCGGACCTGCTGCGGGTGCAGGCGCTGCTCTATCTGTCCACGCCCTTCATCTCGATTCCCGAAGCGATCATGGGGCGGGCGATGGATTTCCGGCGGCCCGCGCTGGTCAACCTGATCGCGGCGGTGGCTTCGGCGGCGGTGGCGCTGACGGGTGCGCTGTCGGGCTGGGGCGTGTGGACATTGGTGTTTGCGCCTATCGCGGGATTCTGGGTCAAGGGGATCGGCTATGTGCTGGCGACCGGGTTCATGCCCGTTCCCAGCTTCGATTTTCGCGGGACCGGGGCGATGGTGGCCTATGGCGCGTCGCTGCTGGGCGGGCAGTTGTTCTGGATCGTGCAGAGCCAGGCCGACATCTTCATCGGCGGGCGCGTGCTGGAGCCGCATCAACTGGGCCTTTATGCCGAGGCCCTGTTCCTGACGCAGATCTTCGTCAGCAAGTTCATCCCGCCGCTGAACGACGTGGCCTTCCCAGCTTATGCGCGGATGCAGAAGGATCCGTCGCGAATCGCCTGGTCCTTCTGCAAGGCGGTGCGGCTGCTGCTGCTGATTAGCTGCCCCGTCTATCTGGGGATGGCCGTGACGGCGGGGCCGCTGGTGGAGACGCTGTTCGGCGCCAAGTGGCGGGACATGGCGCCCCTCGTCGCGATCCTGGCGCTCGCCATGCCGTTCATGACGTTGCAGGTGATGTTCGCGCCGGTCAGCAATGCGCTGGGCCGGCCGGGGACGACGGCGCGGATCGCGGCAGTAGGCGCGGTGCTGATGCCGGCCGCCTTCCTCATCGGGATTCGATTCGGGGCGATCGGGCTGGCCTGGGCATGGCTTTTTGCTTTTCCGATCCTCACGCTGATCACTGCCCGGCTGGCGGGCGCGCCCATGGGCTTGCGGCTGATCGACCTGGCGCGGGCAGCGGCGCCGGGGCTTGGCTGTTCGCTGCTGATGGCGGCGGCGGTGATGGGGATCGACCGGCTGCTGCCGCCTCTCGCCGCGCCGATTCGGCTGGGGATATTGGTGCCGGCGGGCGGGCTGGCCTTTCTGGCCGCGCTGATGCTGTGCGCGCATGGGACGCTTATGGAACTGGTGGCGCTGGTAACGCGGCGGGCGCCGCCGGTGGAGGCGCCGGCCTGAGACGGATCAGGCCGTCTGGATATAATCGCGCAAGGCGGCCGCTTCGGATTCTATCGAATCTATGCGGAACTTCACCAGATCGCCTATCGACACCAGCCCCACCAGCGCGCCGTCGACCACGACGGGCAGGTGCCGGATGCGCCGTTTCGTCATCAGCGACAGGCAATGGTTGACAGGCGTCCGGTCGTCCGTGGTGATGGCCGGGGCCGTCATGATCTCCCCCACCGGGCGGTCCAGCACCGCCGCGCCTTCCTGCGCCACGCGATAGGCCAGGTCGCGTTCGGAGAAGATTCCCACTACCTCGCCGTCGTCCACCACCGGCACGCAGCCGATCCGCCGCTGGGCCAGCAACCGCACCACGGACAGCACCGTGTCGCTCGATTGCACCTGGACGACATCCTGTCCCTTGCGTTGCAAAATCGCCGCGATCGTCATGGTCCGTCTCCCTGCCTGTCGACTAAATGCCTGTCGACTAAATGCCTCAGTCCCTTGATGATCCCACTTTCACGGCCCAAAGGAAAGGGATGACGCGCAGACAAGCTCTTGACGATCCGGAGATAGCCAGGGTCGCCTGGCGGCGGTTCCGCCGCATCATGGCGTGGATGGCGCTGACCGGCGCGCTATGCGTGGGGGCGGCGCTGCTCTTTCTGCGCTGGTGGGCGGGGCCGATGCCGATCCACATGGTCATCGCGACGATATTGGGCGTCTGGTTGACGTTCATGCTGGGGACGGGCCTGATGGCCCTGGCATTTCTGTCCAGCGGAACGGGACATGACGAACAGATCATCGACCGCATGAAAGACGAGGTTCCCGACAATGACTGACCAAAGGGGCGAAGTGGTGTTGCGCGTGATGCCGCGCATGGCGGACATCAACAGCAACGGGCATATTTTCGGCGGATGGGTGTTGAGCCAGATGGATATCGCCGGCGGCATCATCGCCGCCCGGATCGCACAGGGGCCGGTCGCCACGGTGGCGATAGAGAGCATGACCTTCATCGCCCCGATCCTGTTGGGCGACATCGTGTCGGTCTATGCCCATGAGGAGCGGCGGGGGCGGACGTCGGTCGCCATCCGGATCGACGTGGTCGCGACGCGGGGACGGCAGGGAAGGGAGGTGGGGCTGACGAGCGGCCTGTTCACCTTCGTCGCGCTGGACGAAAATCATCGGCCGCGTCCGCTGCCCCCCGCCTGATCCGGCAGGGCCGACGAAAGCAAAAAGGGAACGGCGCGACGGCGCCGTTCCCTTTTTGCTTTCGTCGGCCCTATTCCCGCCCGCTCCGGGGCAGGATCGGAGCCTTATTCGGCCGCTTCAGCAGCGGGCCGGGCGCGGCGGGTCCGCTTGCGCGGCGCTTCGGCGGCGGCGTCCGCATCATTGTCGGCGCGCGCGATGGACGGCGGCAGCACGGCCAGGTCCAGACCGCCCTGCCCTTCCTCCTTCGTCGCCGCCTTGCGCGGGCGACCGCGGCGGGCGCGGGGGGCATCCGCCTCGGACTGGGCTTCCGGGGCCGGCTGAACGGCGGCAACCGGCTCGGACGCGGCTTCGGCCTGCCGATGTTCCGCGACTTCCTCGCCTGCCGCTTCCTCTACCGAAGGACGATCCCGGCGCCGTTCGTTGCGGTCATTGCGGTCCCGCCGGTTGCGGTCGTTCCGACCTTCTCGATAGTCGCGCTGTTCGTCCCGCCGGCGATCGAAATCCTGTCCGCGGTCGGTCGCCTGATCGGCGCGCGCGTCCTCGCCCGCTTCGTCGGCGGCGTCGAAATCGTCGAAACTGTCGTCGAAATTCTCGTCCCGGGGGCGGAAGCGCTGTTGCTGCTCCTCCTGCCGGGCGCGGTTGTCGGCAAGCACGCGGAAATAATGGTCGGCGAATTGCAGATAATATTCCGCATTGACCCGATCGCCCGCCATCTGGGAATCGCGCGCCATATTCTTGTATTTTTCAAGAAGCTGGGCCGCATTGCCGCGTGCGCGGCTGTCGATCCGGTTGCCATTGTCGCCGCCGCCCCGATTGCCACCGTTGGGCCGGCCATTATTGTTGTTCCGGCCGCGATTCCGGCGACCGGCCTGCCTGTTGTTGATCAAGAGCTGATCCTTGCGTTCACTTTGCCATCATTCACGGAAAAACACTGTTCAGTCGCATCCTTCAGCACGGCCTGACCATCAGGCCGGATAAGGCTCCGCCAGGCAGGGGCCGAGCGATCGGCCTATGCCCTTGACCTGCCAGAGGCGCCTGCGCAGCAGCGCCGTCGTGACTTTGAAGGAGCGGGAAAACGGCCTTTCCTTGTCGCGGCCCCACGGGGCAGATCCTCAGGATAGTGCCGTCCCTAAGCTCCATGTAGTGGCTTCCCCGCCATAAACCAAGCAATTTTAGCTTGTGCGGCCGCAAATCCTTCGTCGCGTCAGGCGGATAGGGCCGGGGTCGCGACCAGGCAGCGGTCATGACCGGCGAGATCGCGGCGCACCGCCACGCTAAATGCTTGATCGGCAAGCAGGGCGGTGACGCCGATCCGCTGGTCATAGCCGATCTCGATGGCGGCCATCCCGTCCGGCGCCAGCAGCCGGGGCAGCATCGGCGCGATCCGCCGATAATCGTCCAGCCCCTCCGCGCCCGCGAAAAGTGCGCCTTCGGGTTCATGGAGGACATCGCCCGACAGCGCGGCATCGCGGGCGATATAGGGCGGATTGATCAGGATCAGGTCGAACGGGCCGTCCACTCCCTCCGCCCAGTCGCCTGTCCTGAAATCGGCGCGTCGGCTGAGGCCCAGGCGATCGGCATTGCCCTGGGCGATCGCCAGCGCCGCCGGTGAAATGTCTATGCCCACGCCGCTCGCCCGCGGCCATTGGCTGAGCGCGGCGAGCAGCAGCGCGCCCGATCCGGTGCCGAGGTCGAGGATGCGGGCAGGACTCCGCGTGCCGAAATGGTCGAGAGCGGCCTCGATCAGCGTCTCGCTGTCCGGGCGGGGGATGAGGACGTCGGGCGTGACGTGCAGGCTGATCGTCCAGAAATCGCGGGCGCCGGTGATATAGGCGATGGGTTCGCCGGTCAGGCGGCGTTGGAGCAGGGATTCGAATCCAGGCGGGATGCTGAGGTCGCGCTGGCGGAGCAGGAGGGCGTTGCGGTCGATCCTGAGCGCGTGGGCGAGGAGCAGTTCGGCGTCGAGGCGTGGGGTGGCGCTGATGGCAGTCAGGCGTTCGGCTGCCTCTCGCAAGGCGGCGGCAACCCCCATGGTCGTCATTGTTGAGGGGACGACGGGGTCACGCCACGCCGTCGAGTTGGGCGAGGCGGGCGGCTTCGTCCTCCGCCACCAGCGCGTCGATGACTTCGGACAGGCCCGGTCCTTCCAGTATTTCGGGCAGGCGGTGCAAGGTCAGGTTGATGCGGTGGTCCGTCACCCGGCCCTGCGGGAAATTATAGGTGCGGATGCGTTCGGAACGGTCGCCGGAGCCGACCATCGCCTTGCGCGCGCCCGCCTGTTCGCTCTGGGCGCGTTCGCGTTCCACTTCGTAGATGCGGGCGCGCAGCACCTGCATCGCCTTCGC
This genomic interval carries:
- a CDS encoding lipopolysaccharide biosynthesis protein; amino-acid sequence: MSLQDADAGDAGFGSRIRSAILWRSGSQIVAQMLSWVVTLAVIRLLDPADYGLFAMTQVILNFATFLNGYGLVSALVQSETVETHKLRQAFGIMLLLNGGLALAQLAVAPLAAAYYEQPMVADLLRVQALLYLSTPFISIPEAIMGRAMDFRRPALVNLIAAVASAAVALTGALSGWGVWTLVFAPIAGFWVKGIGYVLATGFMPVPSFDFRGTGAMVAYGASLLGGQLFWIVQSQADIFIGGRVLEPHQLGLYAEALFLTQIFVSKFIPPLNDVAFPAYARMQKDPSRIAWSFCKAVRLLLLISCPVYLGMAVTAGPLVETLFGAKWRDMAPLVAILALAMPFMTLQVMFAPVSNALGRPGTTARIAAVGAVLMPAAFLIGIRFGAIGLAWAWLFAFPILTLITARLAGAPMGLRLIDLARAAAPGLGCSLLMAAAVMGIDRLLPPLAAPIRLGILVPAGGLAFLAALMLCAHGTLMELVALVTRRAPPVEAPA
- a CDS encoding CBS domain-containing protein, which translates into the protein MTIAAILQRKGQDVVQVQSSDTVLSVVRLLAQRRIGCVPVVDDGEVVGIFSERDLAYRVAQEGAAVLDRPVGEIMTAPAITTDDRTPVNHCLSLMTKRRIRHLPVVVDGALVGLVSIGDLVKFRIDSIESEAAALRDYIQTA
- a CDS encoding acyl-CoA thioesterase, translated to MTDQRGEVVLRVMPRMADINSNGHIFGGWVLSQMDIAGGIIAARIAQGPVATVAIESMTFIAPILLGDIVSVYAHEERRGRTSVAIRIDVVATRGRQGREVGLTSGLFTFVALDENHRPRPLPPA
- a CDS encoding DUF4167 domain-containing protein produces the protein MINNRQAGRRNRGRNNNNGRPNGGNRGGGDNGNRIDSRARGNAAQLLEKYKNMARDSQMAGDRVNAEYYLQFADHYFRVLADNRARQEEQQQRFRPRDENFDDSFDDFDAADEAGEDARADQATDRGQDFDRRRDEQRDYREGRNDRNRRDRNDRNERRRDRPSVEEAAGEEVAEHRQAEAASEPVAAVQPAPEAQSEADAPRARRGRPRKAATKEEGQGGLDLAVLPPSIARADNDADAAAEAPRKRTRRARPAAEAAE
- the prmC gene encoding peptide chain release factor N(5)-glutamine methyltransferase, which encodes MGVAAALREAAERLTAISATPRLDAELLLAHALRIDRNALLLRQRDLSIPPGFESLLQRRLTGEPIAYITGARDFWTISLHVTPDVLIPRPDSETLIEAALDHFGTRSPARILDLGTGSGALLLAALSQWPRASGVGIDISPAALAIAQGNADRLGLSRRADFRTGDWAEGVDGPFDLILINPPYIARDAALSGDVLHEPEGALFAGAEGLDDYRRIAPMLPRLLAPDGMAAIEIGYDQRIGVTALLADQAFSVAVRRDLAGHDRCLVATPALSA